The DNA sequence GTTTTTACTTTACCGAAAGCCCGGCATGGAGTGTAAAGTCTTTATTGTCGGCTCACGGAACATGGGCAGAGTTAAGACATGATACTATTCTATATACAAAGCAGTCCGGAGCAGAGCTTGGAGGCGGCCCCGATGCAGAACTTACCTACAGAGTGAAGAAGATTCCCGATCCGGTTCACTATATAGAGCCTAACTTGGCATTTTGGAAAAACGCTGCTTCTTCTGTGGATGTTCTTATAGATGCATTAAAGCCTTATAAGCTCATAGATGAAAAGAATTTAGAAAAGCTTGAAATGTTAAAAGATGCTGCCTTACATGCTGCCGATATCGTTAAACTTGAAATTGCGGATAAGCCCGTTTCTGAAAAAGACCTAAAATGGATATCCTTGATGCCCGGCTTCCTTGCCCGTATTCTTATGCCTTCCATAAATGCAGTTGTTGAACCTGAGCAGCTTCGTATGGCCTTGGTTGCCGATGTGTTTACAAATGGTGAAGAAGGCTTCGCCCTTGAAACGGCTGTCGGTATTCCCTATAGAATTTATGTGCCCTTGAACGATGCTCAAGGCGGAAAAAGAATAGCTGTCGGTTATTGTTTTAATTATTATGAATTTGAACAAGACATATCTAACCGTCTGACAAACGAAGAATGGAAGGAAAAGGTCTATGCAGAGGAAGATGAGAAAGATATGGAGGACTTAAAGCCTTTCTGGGCTCAGAATATTTCTTTTTAAAAAAAGCATTTTTGCCGGACATGAATTTTAGATAATATGAAATTTCTAAGCATCGTTTTTTTTATTTGTTTTTGTTTGACGGCTTGTACCGGCAAAAAAGACGTGACGGAAGAGACTGAAAAAATTTTCCGAACATGGAGCTCTGATGGGGAAAGGCCTCCTAAGACGAGGTTTATTCCCAAGGAAGCTTCTTTGCCGGACGGAGCAAAGCCTTGGGGCGGGACGGTGAGCCATCATCTTCTAACCGATGCCTTAATAGATGATTGGTTTACCGAACTTGCCGAAGCAAGAAAGATAAAAACTTTTTATATTTTAAGCCCTTCTCATTGGGGCCTTTCTCTGTACGATTTTTCTTTAACAAACGGATCATGGCAAACTAAGGACGGCCTTGTCAACTCCGAAAAGGATAAGGCTGAACACTTATCCCGCCTTTTTGATGTGCCCTTTGATGATAAGGTCTTTGTTTATGAGCACGGCGTTTCAACCTTGATTCCATACATAAAAAAATACTTTCCCGATGCAAAGGTTGTTGCCATCGCTTATTACGGAGAGCCTCCCGTAAATATGAATCTTGCAACTAAACTTTATGAGAAGGTAACAAAAGTTTTTTCTATCAAAGATAATGATTCCTTCCTTTTAATTTCTTCCGATTTTTCGCATAAATCCGATATAGAAAAAACTGCCGAAAAGGATGCAAAGTCCCGCTATTTTTTGACAAGTCTAAAACCTTCTGCTTGGACGCTCGGTATCTGCGATAACAGACCTGCAATGTATTTGCTTTCAAAGTTGTTTACAGAAAAAACGCAATGTACAATTCAAAGAAGTACTAATGCTTATAAACTAAGCGATGCGACTGATCCTGAAGACATAACAAGTTATTTCTTTACATACTTTTGGGAAAAAGAAGATTAGTCTTCCTTTAAAATATCGGCTGCGGCTGCATTAAAAAAGTTTTCGGCTTTTTTATTATTTTGACGCCTTATTACATCTTGAACTTCGGCAATTTCTTCAAGTTGCTTTTGAAGAAACTTCGTCTTATCGTTGTCGATGACTATTGTTTTCCCGTCAAGCAATACCATCTTAACTTCGGTAAAGGTGCCGAAGCGGGCCGGCCTTTTGAAGGTTTCAATTTCGATGCTGTGTATGGCCGAAAAATTTATAATTTTTGTTTTTGGAAAAAAGAATATCCCTGCTTTTTGAATAGCCTGTTCTTTTGTGATATTAAAGTACCACGAATTTTCGAAAAGACCCGCAGCTAAAAACAGGGTTCCAAAAATAAGGGCAATTATGGAATACTCTCCTTCTTTCATGGAAGATATATTCAAATAAAAAATTGCACCTCCGATTACAAGAGCCGATATGCGGAGCCATAATTTCAAAGCAAAAAATTTTACTATCTTGTCTTTTTGAGGGTTGTTTTCCATAAAAGTTACTCCGTTTTATAGTATTTCTATTTCGGCGGCCTTGCCGTTCCTGTCCGCTGAATCTTCGCCCTTGGGATTTGGCATCTTAAACACCCTGAACTTTACCGGGGTTCCCTCTTTTATAAGTTTGTCCCTGCATTTTTTATCGATGTTTGTGAACGAAAAGAAAAAGTCTCCGTTTTCGTTTTCGATAATTCCGTAGCGGTTCATAAGCCGTTTTATTTTTCCCTTTATTTTTGGCGTCTCATTTTTGCGGCCTATTGCCTTTATCCAATAGTTTGGCGGTATTCTGTCGTCCGGCCTTAGTTCAAAATCATCCGATAGGGCATCGATTATTTCTCTCAATGTATTGTGGCTGTAAGAGCGGGGATCGAATTCCGGCATAAAGTTACGTATGGAATTTCCCAGGTCGGAAAGGCTTACCCAGCCTTCTTCGGTCATGCGGGAATTTCTATAAGCATGGCAGATAAGGTCTTCGAGGGATTTAAACTTTTTGCCGCTTTTTGCATCTTCTTCGTATTCTTCAGTTTCATCAAAGTTTTCAAGATATTTAAATTCGTTGCAGGCATTTACCCAAAGAGGTTTTGCATTGGACTTTCCGACGCCCAAAACATAGAGCCCATACTCCCGCAATTTGAGGGCAAGGCTGTAATAATCGGAATCGGTAGAAACTATGCAGACCGCATTTATTCCTTGATTGGTGTTTGCAAGTTCTATGGCATCCATTATGATTGTGTTATCGGTTGCATTAGGGCCGTTTCTAAATTGCTGGACAGGGCGGATAGGTACTTTTTCAAGCCAAGGTTTCCAGCCGTTCATGTTGGGAGTAGTCCAGTCCCCGTAAAGTCTTTTTATCAGTACCTCTCCTTCCTTTGAAACTTCGGAAATTATCGAGTCGAGATAGGAAGGAGCTATGTTGTCTCCGTCAATTAAAATAGCATATTTTTTTTCCATTTTGTTATTACCTTATTCTATTATTTCTACCTTTAAAAGGTTTGTAGATCCTGCCTTGCCTATAGGAATACCTGCCGTAAGGATTGCTATGTCTCCTTTTTTTACATGGCCTGTGTCCTTTGCAATTTGTGAACAAACATCGAACATGTTGTCGGTCGATTTTATAGGATCGGCTAAGACAGGATATACGTCCCAGTCGAGGGCAAGCTTTCTCATAACCTGAGGCGATCCCGTTATTGCGATAATAGGTACCTTCGGTTTAAATTTTGAAAGGGCCCTGGGCGTTATTCCCGAAGCTGATGCCGTTATGATTGCATTTGCATCGAGGGCTAGGGCTGTAGAGCAGGTAGCTCTTGCGATTGCATTTGTAATTGTAGTTTCGTGAAGAGAAGCATTTTCATCAAATAGTTTTTCATAATCTAATGTTTCTTCTATAGAGTTTGCAATTGAGGTCATCATGGCCACGGTTTCGACAGGGTATTCACCTGCTGCGGTTTCTCCCGAAAGCATTACAGCTGATGTTCCGTCGAGAATAGCGTTTGCAACGTCGGTAACTTCGGCTCTGGTGGGACGCAGGTTGTGGGTCATAGATTCGAGCATCTGAGTTGCGGTGATAACCGGCTTTCCTGCAATATTTGCTTTTTTTATCAGCTGCTTTTGAAGATGAGGGATTTTTTCGGGCTCTATTTCTACTCCCATATCTCCCCGGGCTACCATTATTCCGTCGGCTTCCGCTAAAATTTCATCTATGTTGTCCAAGCCTTCTTGATTTTCTATTTTTGCTATAACGGCGATTTTGCTTTTATGTTTTTCCAAAAGTTTTCTTATTTGGATAATATCGTCGGCTCTTTGTGTAAAGGATGCGGCAATAAAATCCACATCGTTTTCAATTCCGAATTCGATATCGGAGATATCCTTTTCACTCATGTAAGGAAGGTTTACCCTCAAGCCCGGAATGTTTACACCTTTTCGGCTGCTTAAGGTTCCGGAATTTACTGCAACACATTCTATGTCCGTATCGTTTAAAATATCGATAACCTGTAGCTCCAACAATCCGTCGTTTATAAGGATTCTGCTTTTAGGTTTAATTTCGGCGGCGATATTCTTATATGAAATACTGCATATTTGATTTGTGCCGATTACATCTCTGGTTGTAATAACAAATTCCTGACCTTGTACAATTTCTACAGGCTTTTCAAAACCCCCCAAACGTATTTCGGGCCCCTTAGTGTCCAACAAAAGTGCAACAGGCATTTTTAACTCTTCTCTTATTTTTTTTATTCTATCTATTTTAACCTTGTGTTCTTCATGGCTTCCATGCGAAAAATTAAGGCGGCAGACATTTAAACCGGCTTTAAACATTTCTGCCAAGACCCTTTCTGAGTCGGAAGCAGGCCCTATTGTGCATACTATCTTTGTTTTTTTCATGGGATTCCTCCAAAACTTTATTCTATTATGATACTATAAATCGCAAAAAAATTCAAATGCCTAAGAAAAAACAAATTGTTTTT is a window from the Treponema denticola genome containing:
- a CDS encoding NYN domain-containing protein, whose amino-acid sequence is MEKKYAILIDGDNIAPSYLDSIISEVSKEGEVLIKRLYGDWTTPNMNGWKPWLEKVPIRPVQQFRNGPNATDNTIIMDAIELANTNQGINAVCIVSTDSDYYSLALKLREYGLYVLGVGKSNAKPLWVNACNEFKYLENFDETEEYEEDAKSGKKFKSLEDLICHAYRNSRMTEEGWVSLSDLGNSIRNFMPEFDPRSYSHNTLREIIDALSDDFELRPDDRIPPNYWIKAIGRKNETPKIKGKIKRLMNRYGIIENENGDFFFSFTNIDKKCRDKLIKEGTPVKFRVFKMPNPKGEDSADRNGKAAEIEIL
- the amrB gene encoding AmmeMemoRadiSam system protein B — protein: MKFLSIVFFICFCLTACTGKKDVTEETEKIFRTWSSDGERPPKTRFIPKEASLPDGAKPWGGTVSHHLLTDALIDDWFTELAEARKIKTFYILSPSHWGLSLYDFSLTNGSWQTKDGLVNSEKDKAEHLSRLFDVPFDDKVFVYEHGVSTLIPYIKKYFPDAKVVAIAYYGEPPVNMNLATKLYEKVTKVFSIKDNDSFLLISSDFSHKSDIEKTAEKDAKSRYFLTSLKPSAWTLGICDNRPAMYLLSKLFTEKTQCTIQRSTNAYKLSDATDPEDITSYFFTYFWEKED
- the pyk gene encoding pyruvate kinase: MKKTKIVCTIGPASDSERVLAEMFKAGLNVCRLNFSHGSHEEHKVKIDRIKKIREELKMPVALLLDTKGPEIRLGGFEKPVEIVQGQEFVITTRDVIGTNQICSISYKNIAAEIKPKSRILINDGLLELQVIDILNDTDIECVAVNSGTLSSRKGVNIPGLRVNLPYMSEKDISDIEFGIENDVDFIAASFTQRADDIIQIRKLLEKHKSKIAVIAKIENQEGLDNIDEILAEADGIMVARGDMGVEIEPEKIPHLQKQLIKKANIAGKPVITATQMLESMTHNLRPTRAEVTDVANAILDGTSAVMLSGETAAGEYPVETVAMMTSIANSIEETLDYEKLFDENASLHETTITNAIARATCSTALALDANAIITASASGITPRALSKFKPKVPIIAITGSPQVMRKLALDWDVYPVLADPIKSTDNMFDVCSQIAKDTGHVKKGDIAILTAGIPIGKAGSTNLLKVEIIE